Within the Bacteroidales bacterium genome, the region GATCATGTTTTTCGGCGGATTGCAGATGGTATTGCTGGGAATCATCGGGATTTATATCGGAAAGATCTTCATACAAACCAAACAACGCCCCAGCTATATAGTAAAAACAACGAACATTACCCACTCATCCATATGAAACGAATAGCTATCTTGATACCATGCTTCAACGAAGAAGCGACCATTGCCAAAGTTATCGCCGGTTACCGGGAGGTATTTCCATCGGCCGACATTCTGGTGTATGACAATAATTCCACTGACCGTACAGCTGAAGTAGCATCCTCATCGGGTGCAGTTGTACATAGGGAATACCGGCAGGGAAAGGGTAATGTTATCCGGAGTATGTTCCGTCATGTTGATGCCGACTGTTATATCCTGATCGACGGAGATGATACTTATCCAGCAAAAGATGCACAAGTCATGGTGGACATGGTCCTTAACGGCCAGGCGGATATGGTCATTGGCGACCGTTTATCATCCTCTTATTACCAGGAAAATAAACGGCCTTTCCATAATGCGGGTAACCGTTTGGTACGCTGGTTGATTAACCGGTTGTTCAACAGCCATGTCAAAGATATCATGACCGGTTACCGGGCTTTCAGCCCCTGTTTTGTAAAAACATTCCCTGTTTTATCTAAAGGTTTTGAAATCGAAACAGAAATGACCATCCATGCACTGGATAAAAATTTCCTGCTGAAAGAGATCCCGGTCGGGTACAAAAACCGTCCGGAAGGGAGCAATTCCAAGCTTAATACCTACAGGGACGGTTATAAAGTATTACGTACTATCTTCATGTTGTACAAGGAATACCGTCCGATGGCATTTTTCGGCTGGCTTTCATTGATCCTGCTCTTGCTGGCGGTAGGACTATTTATTCCTGTATTGGCGGATTATCTCGAAACCGGGCTGGTACCCCGTTTCCCCACATTGATCGTGTCCGGAATTGTTTTTTTATGTGCACTCCAGTGTTTTTTCAGTGGTTTAATACTGGAGGTGATTGTAAAAAAACACCGCCAGTTATTTGAACTCAGTTTAAATTACTTTGAAAGGGATTGGAAATTATCCAATCACTAATGAATACCTAAAAGATCAAACATTTACTTGCACCAACATGAATAAATCCGCTAAAAATTCGTAAGATAACGAACCAGGTATCGTTTTTTTCCTACATTGGGCCAATAGAAAGCATAGTTTTGCCCCCGTATAAAATTCATTTACAGATGGAATTTTTCAGGATATCCTGGTTTGTTAAAAGACCTTTTTATTATATTTGCACACATTACTCTCAGATTTCTAATAAAATAATCGTATATATATGCCTGTATCTATCGAATCTGTACTTTTCGTTGCTGCTATATTGTTTTTTATCAGTCTTTTTGCATCTAAAGCAAGCAATCGTTTCGGAGTACCGGTACTCCTATTGTTTTTAGGGATCGGTATGCTTTTCGGATCGGATGGACTTGGAATTATCTGGTTTGAAAATTTTAAAATGGCACAGACAGTCGGTACGGTAGCTTTGTGTATCATTTTGTTCTCGGGCGGATTGGACACCCAATACGACGATATCAAACCGGTGGTCAAGCAGGGTGTCATACTGGCGACATTGGGTGTTTTACTGACTGCTTTTATCACAGGTTTTTTTATATTCTATATCGCCAATGTGTGGTTTACCAATGTGGACCTTACTTTTCTGGAAGCTCTATTGTTGGCGTCAGTAATGTCTTCTACCGATTCGGCATCTGTATTTTCCATTTTAAGGGGAAAAGGCGTACGGTTAAAAAACAACCTGAAGCCAATGCTCGAACTGGAAAGCGGAAGTAACGACCCTATGGCATACATGCTGACGGTTGTCCTGATACAACTGATCACAAGCGAACAAACGGGCGGGGATGTGTCATACGGCGGTGCCGTACTTTCTTTTATCCTCCAGTTCTCTATAGGTGCGATAGCAGGATATCTGTTCGGACGGGGAGCTGTATGGCTGATCAATAAAATCAACCTGAATAACGACTCCCTTTATCCGATCCTGCTGTTTACCTGCGGTATTTTTATCTTTTCTGCGACTTATTTCCTGAAAGGAAACGGATATCTGGCTGTGTATATTGCCGGTCTGATCATCGGTAACTCCAGGATTGTTCAAAAACGTTCTTCCATGCGCTTTTTTGACGGACTGGCATGGATCAGCCAGATCGTGATGTTTCTCACGTTGGGTTTATTGGTCAATCCCAAGGAACTATGGTATGTCGCTATGGCCAGCATATTGATCGCTTTATTCATGATTTTCGCATCCCGTCCGTTAAGTGTCTTTATCTCATTATTGCCCTTCCGGAAAATGGCGGTTAGGGATAAGTTATTTGTTTCATGGGTCGGGTTGAGGGGAGCTGTTCCTATTATTTTTGCCATTTACCCACTGGCTGCTGGTCTGGATGATAATCGCTTCATGTTCAATGTTGTATTTTTTATCACACTATTATCACTTTTATTACAGGGAACCTCCCTGACTAAAGTTGCCGACTGGTTGAAGGTATCCGTCAAAGGGAGGGATAGAAGTAAATTCGAAAACTTCGATGTGGAATTCTCGGAAGACATCAAATCAACCATGACGGAAATAGAATTGAATGATCAGATATTAGCCAATCATGATCACTTGATGGATCTGCCCCTACCCGAAAATACCCTTGTTGTAATGGTCAAACGGGAAAATAAATATTTTATCCCCAAAGGAAATACCGAGTTGTTACCTGAAGACAAACTGCTGATCATTACCAATAAAGAAGAAGATTTACTGGAAATATATGAAAACCTGGGGATAGACTACCGGCTAAGGCGCACATAAACAAAAAGGAGCTATCCCAAAAAGTCCAAAACAACGGCTTAACCTTTAGCTCGGCAAAGCCAACTTAGCGTAGCCCTTCTCAACGAAGTTAATTACATATTACGCCGAACTATTCGGCAATTTATTACTTCTGAATACTTTACGCTACTTATGTATAAATTTTATGCCGGCTTAAGTAAGTATTGTTGAATGTTGCTAAAAAAATTTACTAAAAAAAGTAAAAGTCTATTTTATATGTGAGAATATTTATGATTACTTTCCGGGAATGTTTATGTTTTGAATTTGTCTGTTCTGATACTCCTTTTGTCCTTGCAGCAACATCAACCATTCCAGATACATCTTGTCGGGCATTTTACGGTAGCCGAGTTCATGAATGTGGGCATACATTCCTTCCAGTCTGGCAAAAAGCTGTTTGTTTTCAGGTGTACTTTTATCGGGTTGATTACGGTATGATTTCATCAATGTTTCGGCTTGGAGCAACAAGGCATTTACATAATTGGGATAATATTTCAAGGCGGTTTCGCAGCAGTTCAGGATAAACCCCGGATTAAAATCATTGCCGGACTTCTTTTGAAATCCTTCTGCCAGATCGATCAGGCACATGGCAACCGATTGTTTTTGCGATAAGGTATCCATATACACACCGTTTCTTATGGCATCCAGATGGATATAGCCCGTAGCCGTCAACCAGCCGTCAGTAGGGAAATAGCCGCTGGTAAGTTCGGTGTTGTACCAGCCGTCTCTTTTATTGTAGAGCTTGATATATAAATGATTGGGAGCAAAGGATAGCCATGCCCGTTCACCCATTTCTTCTACAATCAGTTTGTAGAGGATTGGTAACGAGTGACAATTACCTTTATATGTTTCAAATAGTTTTGTTACAAACATATTACTCCAGTCTTTTTCTCCTGCAAAATCTTCGAAATTGTAAGTGAAAGGAGGGTGAACAAAAAGAGTATCATCAATTTTAAGTTGAATCGTATCTGTCATAAGTAAAAAAACTGATGCATATTTTTTAGTTTTTGTACTATCTTTATTATTATAAGAAAGTTTTATTGTATTTTCTATTTCATTACACATAGAAACGAACATGTTGATTTTTAAACAAAAATCATAATAATTATATTGATTATTATAATAGGCATTTTCTGTGATAAATACAGCCCTTTTAAAACTGATGTTTCTTGTGTTGTTAAGCATATCACAAAGCTCCATATAGGCATTGTTGTAAAAAGAATTATTATTTTGTCCTATACAGTGTTGAAAAAGAAAAATGAATATAATTATGGTTAAGATTTTCATAAAGATGTAATACTTTTATAGGCTTTATTTAATATATTTCAACAATCTTGTTAGTAGAAAATTGTATATTTCTATATCTATCGGATTAGGATTAATTATAGTGGTTAATTTTGATTCTCCATATATATTATCATCTTTATCTTTATAATAAAAATACGTTTCATTACCTTGAGAAAATATATATCCGTTTTTATAAAAATCTGAATTCAAGTTAATAAAACCTTTGTGATAAATATTTTTATTAAACGCTTTTTTTAGTATTTTTTTATGTTTTCGTATTTTTAAAGATTTGACTATAATATACGTTGAATCATTTTTTTGTAAAAAATATTCTCTATAAAAATTACTTTTTTTTTCAATTATCAGAAACCATCTATCATCAACTGAAAACAACAAATATGCATTTTCAATCTTTTTAAAAAGTAATTTTTCTATTTTCCCTTTGGCTATCAGGCGGCTACTATCTATTTTAGACAATTGCTGTGTATAACAAATTGAATTGATAACTAAAAAAAAACATAAAATAATATAGCATTTACTCATAGATTTCAATTTAATTTTCAAGGAAGCGCGTACGGATTAACAATTTTAGCTCCACCATGTTCGGTTCTAAATGTAGTTATTTTCATCACTCTACGTATTAAATTATCAACACGAATTGCTCGTGTATTATTATCAACACCAGATAATTTATTTGCTGCTGCAACTCCATGACCAATTATTTCATGACCAGTTGTAACAACTCTCCCTCCGTCATGTACAACACCTTTACCTTCCATAATTACTGAATGAGAACCATCCTTTGTCGGTATATTTAAGCCACCCCCTGAAATGGCATTCATTGTAGGACCACCCATTGTTTTTCCTGGCACCATTGCGTCTCCAGCACCCTTTTGAACACTGTTTACATGATCTCTTAATGCACTTGAACCTTCAATAGATACATTTCCTGATATATCAACAAATTCGACTTTATGAATGGATGAAGAATTAATAGTTCCAACAAACTGATCAACCAATGCTTGCTGATCAGTTGATAATTGAATTCCATCAAATGCAGCAGTTACAGCATCTGCTGCAATAGAGTTAAATGTTGTTCCACTTTTATCAAGTGTAATTAAATCTCTAAATTTATCAAATTCTTTATCAGCAAACATAGTATTGAAATCAGTTTGTGCCTTTAAAACATCGTTTTTTGTCAAGCCTACTATAGTCCGGCCATCCGGATCTATGTATTTAATGGGATTATTGGCAACATACGCATACGGTGAAATATGGTAATACTTTTCCGCCAATGGATCGGGTGTATTAAACCGGCCGATCATCGGATTCATGCTGACTGTTTGAGGGTCTAAC harbors:
- a CDS encoding glycosyltransferase family 2 protein; amino-acid sequence: MKRIAILIPCFNEEATIAKVIAGYREVFPSADILVYDNNSTDRTAEVASSSGAVVHREYRQGKGNVIRSMFRHVDADCYILIDGDDTYPAKDAQVMVDMVLNGQADMVIGDRLSSSYYQENKRPFHNAGNRLVRWLINRLFNSHVKDIMTGYRAFSPCFVKTFPVLSKGFEIETEMTIHALDKNFLLKEIPVGYKNRPEGSNSKLNTYRDGYKVLRTIFMLYKEYRPMAFFGWLSLILLLLAVGLFIPVLADYLETGLVPRFPTLIVSGIVFLCALQCFFSGLILEVIVKKHRQLFELSLNYFERDWKLSNH
- a CDS encoding potassium/proton antiporter codes for the protein MPVSIESVLFVAAILFFISLFASKASNRFGVPVLLLFLGIGMLFGSDGLGIIWFENFKMAQTVGTVALCIILFSGGLDTQYDDIKPVVKQGVILATLGVLLTAFITGFFIFYIANVWFTNVDLTFLEALLLASVMSSTDSASVFSILRGKGVRLKNNLKPMLELESGSNDPMAYMLTVVLIQLITSEQTGGDVSYGGAVLSFILQFSIGAIAGYLFGRGAVWLINKINLNNDSLYPILLFTCGIFIFSATYFLKGNGYLAVYIAGLIIGNSRIVQKRSSMRFFDGLAWISQIVMFLTLGLLVNPKELWYVAMASILIALFMIFASRPLSVFISLLPFRKMAVRDKLFVSWVGLRGAVPIIFAIYPLAAGLDDNRFMFNVVFFITLLSLLLQGTSLTKVADWLKVSVKGRDRSKFENFDVEFSEDIKSTMTEIELNDQILANHDHLMDLPLPENTLVVMVKRENKYFIPKGNTELLPEDKLLIITNKEEDLLEIYENLGIDYRLRRT